The following are from one region of the Paenibacillus bovis genome:
- a CDS encoding DinB family protein, whose amino-acid sequence MTNHPVEMFNYHIWATRTILDRIAELPPTVLNQEVNSSFPTIAHALSHMYAVDEMWYRVMTGANMAQALQDCMSFATQVMADIGTYKEVLHQLSEQYHACLQEQTDLEQRILVDNPYAGIREVSLSEILLHVANHGTYHRGNISTMLRQLGHASTMTDYVLYWYTNQPHIPSA is encoded by the coding sequence ATGACCAACCACCCCGTAGAAATGTTCAATTATCACATCTGGGCTACTCGCACTATTCTGGATCGAATCGCCGAACTTCCGCCTACTGTACTGAATCAGGAGGTAAACAGTTCTTTTCCGACGATTGCGCATGCCCTCTCACATATGTATGCTGTCGACGAGATGTGGTACAGAGTAATGACAGGTGCCAATATGGCGCAAGCTTTGCAGGACTGTATGTCTTTTGCTACGCAGGTAATGGCAGACATAGGGACGTATAAAGAAGTGCTCCATCAATTGTCGGAGCAATATCATGCCTGCTTGCAGGAACAGACCGATCTGGAGCAGCGCATTCTGGTTGATAATCCCTATGCAGGTATTCGCGAAGTCAGCTTATCGGAGATTCTGCTGCATGTAGCCAATCACGGAACCTATCATCGCGGCAATATCTCAACCATGCTGCGTCAATTGGGCCATGCTTCCACCATGACAGATTATGTACTCTACTGGTATACGAACCAGCCGCATATTCCTTCTGCCTGA
- a CDS encoding YdeI/OmpD-associated family protein encodes MEIENLIMVCTRAEWRNWLEENSQTARCCWVMISITPSADTVLYLDAVEEALCFGWIDGIKKKISDHRLAQRFSPRSSTSSWTELNKERVRRLEKLGLMKEEGRKVLPDMNPASFHIHELIGQRLREEDQVYANFIAFPSLYCHIRIDTIQRYVHQPLVFQKRLNKFITCTKDNKMYGQWNDQGRLLHY; translated from the coding sequence ATCGAAATTGAAAATCTGATTATGGTCTGTACCCGGGCAGAATGGAGAAACTGGTTGGAAGAGAACAGTCAGACTGCCAGATGTTGCTGGGTGATGATCAGCATAACTCCTTCGGCGGATACAGTGCTATATCTGGATGCTGTCGAGGAAGCACTGTGTTTTGGCTGGATCGATGGAATCAAAAAGAAAATCTCCGATCATCGGCTCGCCCAGCGTTTTTCTCCACGAAGCTCGACAAGTTCATGGACCGAATTAAATAAAGAACGTGTGCGCCGTCTTGAAAAGCTCGGTTTGATGAAAGAGGAGGGAAGGAAAGTGCTACCGGATATGAATCCTGCTTCTTTTCACATTCATGAGCTGATCGGGCAGCGGCTGAGAGAGGAAGATCAAGTCTATGCGAACTTTATCGCGTTTCCCTCCCTTTACTGTCATATTCGTATCGATACAATCCAGAGGTATGTCCATCAACCGCTGGTTTTTCAAAAGCGCTTGAACAAATTTATTACTTGTACCAAAGATAATAAAATGTACGGACAATGGAATGATCAGGGACGGTTGCTTCATTACTGA
- the dhaK gene encoding dihydroxyacetone kinase subunit DhaK, whose translation MKKVMNKAEDMVLEMAKGMVLAHPELELIPKYKVIKKKNIPQDKVVLISGGGSGHEPAHAGYIGKGMLDAAVCGDIFASPSQIQVYQAIKSTASNKGALLIIKNYSGDMMNFKNAAYLCEEDGITVDYVKVDDDIAVEDSLYTVGRRGVAGTVLVHKIAGAAAEEGRDLQAVKAAAEKAAANVRSIGFALTSCTVPAKGSPTFELGENEIEYGVGIHGEPGIERDEMASADTLAQRMVHDLLKDMQLNEGYDGEIAVLVNGFGATPLQELYLFNHAVTRELAEKKISINRAFVGNYMTSIDMAGISLTFMKLDDELKTLLSRESDTPAFKVSGPVEPVSYTEAAQEPVSDHPSYKVETPAEDAVIQGDTLKLNNLIYLIDKMSEVIIDNEVPFCDLDSHAGDGDFGMSVAKGFRQLKREWKEVLEQDHLTIGSFLNASSLIIMEACGGASGPIWGSAFRAAGKAAGDKQEVTVAEFAEMMQAAVEGIQSTGERSFGRGAVVGDKTLIDALVPCADAWSESAQSGTDLKTAFARGAQAAVKGAEQTKDIVARMGRAGTVGERSIGYPDAGAHALGVIFTALSDSLR comes from the coding sequence ATGAAAAAAGTAATGAACAAAGCGGAAGACATGGTATTGGAAATGGCCAAAGGCATGGTTCTGGCCCATCCCGAACTGGAACTGATCCCTAAATATAAAGTCATCAAGAAAAAGAACATTCCGCAAGACAAGGTAGTACTGATCAGCGGCGGCGGCAGCGGCCATGAACCGGCACATGCAGGATATATCGGTAAAGGGATGCTCGATGCTGCGGTATGCGGTGATATATTCGCTTCCCCATCCCAGATTCAGGTATATCAGGCGATCAAATCCACCGCTAGCAACAAAGGCGCGCTTCTTATTATCAAAAATTACAGCGGTGATATGATGAACTTCAAAAATGCCGCCTATCTGTGCGAAGAAGATGGCATCACTGTCGATTATGTCAAAGTGGACGACGATATTGCTGTCGAAGACAGTCTATACACAGTGGGACGCAGAGGTGTCGCCGGTACGGTGCTTGTACATAAAATTGCGGGTGCTGCGGCAGAAGAAGGGCGTGATCTGCAAGCTGTCAAAGCAGCTGCCGAGAAGGCTGCCGCTAATGTTCGCAGTATCGGATTTGCCCTGACTTCGTGTACCGTACCTGCCAAAGGTTCGCCGACCTTCGAGCTGGGCGAGAATGAAATCGAGTATGGCGTTGGTATTCATGGAGAGCCGGGGATCGAGCGAGACGAGATGGCTTCGGCCGATACATTGGCCCAGCGCATGGTGCATGATCTACTGAAAGATATGCAGCTGAACGAAGGCTATGATGGCGAAATCGCTGTTCTGGTAAATGGATTTGGTGCCACGCCGCTGCAGGAATTGTATTTGTTCAACCATGCAGTTACCCGTGAACTGGCAGAGAAAAAGATTTCGATCAACCGCGCTTTTGTCGGAAATTATATGACCAGTATTGATATGGCAGGTATATCGCTGACCTTTATGAAACTGGATGATGAGCTGAAAACATTGTTGTCCAGGGAAAGCGATACTCCGGCATTCAAAGTATCCGGCCCGGTTGAGCCTGTATCCTATACGGAAGCTGCCCAAGAACCGGTATCCGATCATCCCTCTTACAAGGTCGAGACTCCTGCAGAAGATGCAGTAATCCAGGGAGATACGCTGAAGCTGAACAATCTTATTTATCTAATAGATAAGATGAGCGAAGTTATTATCGATAATGAAGTGCCGTTCTGTGATCTGGATTCCCATGCAGGAGATGGGGATTTTGGAATGAGTGTCGCCAAAGGATTCCGCCAGCTTAAACGGGAATGGAAAGAGGTTCTGGAGCAGGATCATCTGACTATAGGCAGCTTTCTGAATGCATCATCGCTGATTATTATGGAAGCCTGCGGCGGAGCATCTGGTCCGATCTGGGGTTCTGCTTTCCGGGCAGCTGGCAAAGCGGCGGGGGACAAACAGGAAGTGACGGTTGCCGAATTTGCGGAAATGATGCAGGCTGCTGTAGAAGGAATCCAGTCGACCGGCGAACGTTCATTTGGCCGGGGAGCGGTCGTGGGTGATAAGACACTGATCGATGCGCTTGTTCCTTGCGCAGATGCCTGGTCCGAGAGCGCGCAGTCCGGGACCGATCTCAAGACGGCTTTTGCCCGGGGAGCGCAAGCAGCTGTAAAAGGTGCCGAGCAGACCAAAGACATTGTAGCCCGCATGGGCCGTGCAGGTACGGTTGGCGAACGCAGTATCGGTTATCCGGATGCCGGTGCGCACGCGCTGGGCGTTATTTTCACTGCATTGTCCGATAGCCTGCGTTGA
- a CDS encoding sensor domain-containing diguanylate cyclase, which translates to MNDLFMDFLTIQLPTYFFLYMAITLIYRNRKSSINRVAALMMMALVMYFLFEYLKTSLLPQHQMQLVLYGSAPALLMFVCTLIHLSILLGDAVTHRFRKWLPLVYASPYGLWFYFLVAWDHHVLYNEHVTDGRSPLHPTYLLVSITFIIGYILLSVLLLAFSWLRTAEPRRKIIYRWLLLNDFQLFGTFALITTLLQSGVIVTRVSMIFYFIGYLVWAMRLRHLIGKYNIMPDYHKRFQILFESAPNPILMLDLKGDVKEINPCARRWFADMPVEQIPQHFEFAHGQSLQQILSSCLEQQGSVHHLEMHVSKQGQSGLDLVAGIDLLTGANEDLFVLHLTDVTPLKETERRLIQSEQNYKYNAHHDTLTGLYNRAAVEEQLQLKMAGSERFALVMIDLNHFKPINDTHGHTAGDQYLQYIARLLRTLAQKPGDIIGRIGGDEFVLLLGCPEHSDAAQMVHTRLSLLNDKVFRQDHIEIPVSFAAGLGIYPDDAADMIGLLRYADQQMYHLKRQQHRGVHFRVHEL; encoded by the coding sequence ATGAACGATCTGTTCATGGATTTTTTGACGATTCAGCTACCCACCTACTTTTTTCTTTATATGGCAATTACACTGATTTATCGCAACCGCAAAAGTAGCATCAATCGTGTAGCCGCCCTGATGATGATGGCGCTGGTCATGTACTTTTTATTTGAATATTTAAAAACGTCTTTGCTGCCGCAGCATCAGATGCAGCTGGTATTGTACGGCAGTGCGCCTGCGCTGCTAATGTTCGTCTGTACGCTGATACATCTCAGTATTTTGCTGGGCGACGCTGTCACGCACAGATTTCGGAAATGGTTGCCGCTTGTATACGCGTCTCCTTATGGATTATGGTTCTACTTTCTGGTTGCCTGGGATCATCATGTACTGTATAACGAGCATGTAACCGATGGCCGCAGTCCGCTGCATCCAACGTATCTGCTGGTATCGATCACGTTTATTATCGGGTATATTTTGCTGTCTGTGCTGCTGCTGGCCTTCAGCTGGCTACGTACTGCAGAGCCGCGGCGCAAAATCATCTATCGCTGGCTGCTGCTTAATGATTTTCAGCTGTTCGGTACATTTGCACTTATTACGACACTGCTGCAAAGCGGAGTAATCGTAACTCGGGTATCGATGATTTTTTATTTTATCGGTTATCTGGTATGGGCGATGCGGCTGCGTCATCTGATTGGCAAATACAATATTATGCCGGATTATCACAAGCGGTTTCAGATTCTGTTCGAGTCTGCGCCCAATCCTATTTTGATGCTGGATCTAAAAGGCGACGTGAAGGAAATCAATCCCTGTGCACGGCGCTGGTTTGCCGATATGCCGGTGGAGCAGATTCCGCAGCATTTTGAATTTGCCCATGGGCAGTCGCTTCAGCAAATACTGTCTTCCTGTCTGGAGCAGCAGGGCAGTGTACATCATCTGGAGATGCATGTGTCCAAGCAGGGGCAAAGTGGTCTCGATCTGGTCGCCGGTATTGATCTGCTCACCGGAGCAAATGAAGATTTGTTCGTGCTGCACCTGACAGATGTGACCCCGCTCAAGGAAACGGAGCGTCGTCTGATCCAGTCCGAGCAAAATTACAAATACAATGCGCATCATGATACGTTGACCGGACTGTACAATCGGGCAGCAGTAGAAGAGCAACTGCAGCTAAAAATGGCGGGCAGCGAGCGTTTTGCACTGGTAATGATCGATCTGAATCATTTCAAACCTATTAACGATACCCATGGACATACAGCCGGTGATCAGTATCTGCAGTATATTGCCCGTCTACTGCGCACGTTGGCGCAAAAGCCAGGTGATATCATCGGCCGCATCGGTGGTGACGAGTTTGTATTACTGCTCGGCTGTCCGGAGCATAGTGATGCTGCCCAGATGGTACATACCCGACTCTCGCTGCTGAATGACAAGGTGTTCCGGCAGGATCATATCGAAATTCCCGTTTCTTTTGCTGCCGGATTGGGGATTTATCCGGACGATGCTGCCGATATGATCGGTCTGCTGCGTTACGCTGATCAGCAGATGTACCATCTCAAGCGGCAGCAGCACCGCGGTGTCCATTTTCGTGTTCACGAGTTATAG
- a CDS encoding TetR/AcrR family transcriptional regulator, whose protein sequence is MPTKTFFNLPDEKRQNLMNAAMREFSRASLADASIANIIKDACIPRGSFYQYFEDKADLFFYILEEHSASNRELMMSMAVKHKGDLFASSAEFFESTLHRFMHHEHRDFARNIFLNMNYKIEYKLILDVKNPTTTERIRDFYRSYMSLINRTGLNIRDEKELFHLIKILRAIIIQNFIQFFAGEADDKEVLRNFALELDLLKRGLYTSSEGTPE, encoded by the coding sequence ATGCCAACAAAAACCTTTTTTAATCTGCCGGATGAAAAACGGCAAAATTTGATGAATGCAGCGATGCGCGAATTTTCAAGAGCTTCGCTGGCGGATGCGTCGATTGCCAATATTATCAAGGACGCCTGTATTCCGCGCGGCAGTTTTTATCAGTACTTTGAAGACAAGGCAGATTTGTTTTTTTACATTCTGGAGGAACATAGCGCCAGCAACCGCGAGCTGATGATGTCTATGGCGGTCAAGCACAAAGGCGATTTGTTTGCCTCGTCGGCAGAGTTTTTTGAATCGACATTGCACCGGTTTATGCATCATGAACATCGTGATTTTGCACGTAATATTTTCCTCAACATGAATTACAAGATAGAATACAAGCTGATTCTGGATGTGAAAAATCCCACGACCACCGAACGGATTCGCGATTTTTACCGGAGCTATATGAGTCTGATCAACCGTACAGGACTGAATATCAGGGATGAGAAAGAGCTTTTTCATCTAATCAAAATTTTGCGGGCGATTATTATCCAGAACTTTATCCAGTTTTTTGCAGGAGAAGCGGATGACAAAGAAGTGCTTCGCAATTTTGCTTTGGAACTGGATCTGTTGAAACGGGGTCTGTATACATCATCAGAGGGTACGCCAGAATAA
- a CDS encoding HlyD family secretion protein translates to MSRKIVLSILVVLLVISGGTLVYYYWYQGAHYVKSDDARITADQYKVMPQITAEIDHIDVEEGDVLTRNEPIAEQNVSGLDSSVISKSVLRAPIDGTVIKVYSKEHEIASPSSAVAIMADMKNLYVATNIEETDIDRIKPGELVDITLDAAGDQVIQGKVRKVGQASNSVFASIAATNTSGNFNKVTQRIPVEIALSVPKDLKLIPGSNVEVKIHTS, encoded by the coding sequence GTGAGTAGAAAGATTGTTTTATCCATTCTAGTCGTGTTACTGGTTATTAGCGGCGGCACGCTGGTGTATTACTACTGGTATCAAGGCGCACATTATGTAAAAAGCGATGATGCCCGCATTACGGCGGATCAATACAAAGTTATGCCGCAAATCACGGCAGAGATCGATCATATCGATGTAGAAGAAGGCGACGTACTGACACGCAACGAACCGATCGCCGAGCAAAATGTATCCGGACTCGATTCCAGCGTAATCAGCAAATCGGTACTGCGCGCACCGATCGACGGCACAGTAATCAAAGTCTATTCCAAAGAACATGAGATTGCTTCCCCAAGCTCCGCTGTTGCCATTATGGCGGATATGAAAAATCTGTACGTAGCAACCAATATTGAAGAAACCGATATCGACCGTATCAAACCGGGCGAACTCGTGGATATTACACTTGATGCTGCGGGCGACCAGGTGATTCAGGGTAAAGTACGCAAAGTAGGACAAGCATCCAACTCGGTATTCGCCTCGATTGCGGCAACCAATACAAGCGGTAACTTTAACAAAGTCACCCAGCGTATCCCGGTAGAAATCGCACTCAGCGTACCGAAAGATCTGAAGCTGATTCCGGGCAGTAACGTTGAAGTAAAAATTCACACATCCTAA
- a CDS encoding efflux RND transporter periplasmic adaptor subunit, which produces MKIRKWEVTAGALLLSTVVLSGCGNASTQAAQDMNVNVKVAQAQQGVIGQGEIYTGTVTPSATVNIMPKISGKVSAVAVDVGAEVKKGQVLLKLEDDDLRNNLEIAKSNVSAAAAGVNTAKDSRETGMVSASSGVVSSKNGIISSKSSINQAQGSINQAEGAVNQAQTALKQAQTAVSTAGNTIKQSQEALTNAKSTLTRTQSLASNGLATQAELEQAEAAAVSAQTAYDNAVNGKANAEEQLSAAQKAVSTAQKGLSTAKSAYENATSSFENANSGYSNAQRQLEVSQSTAGIEASQQKLDQAQLNVQIAQDSLDDTVVKSPINGIVTTKNAEVGEMAAPSAASLVIANLSTVNMLIYVPANEINNIKAGDQVQVRVASSNIVTNGKVKNINPMDASGNGYPVKITVSNTDGKLKSGMLADVSFVGKNAKQGIIVPSKAIQKDGKKAYVYVINKDHAVRKEVTIGSESGSQTLITSGLKDGEQVVENNLALLGDNTAVTVSQY; this is translated from the coding sequence ATGAAGATTAGAAAATGGGAAGTAACTGCAGGGGCACTGTTGCTCAGTACGGTTGTCCTGTCCGGCTGCGGCAATGCCAGCACTCAGGCAGCCCAGGACATGAACGTGAATGTAAAAGTAGCCCAGGCACAGCAGGGTGTTATCGGACAGGGTGAAATCTATACCGGTACCGTAACACCATCAGCCACCGTCAATATTATGCCTAAAATCTCCGGCAAAGTATCTGCTGTCGCTGTAGATGTAGGTGCCGAAGTCAAAAAAGGACAGGTACTGCTCAAACTCGAAGACGATGATCTGCGCAATAATCTGGAGATTGCCAAATCCAATGTATCAGCAGCTGCAGCAGGCGTAAATACAGCCAAGGATTCTCGCGAGACCGGTATGGTCTCGGCGAGCTCCGGAGTTGTAAGTTCCAAAAACGGTATTATTTCATCCAAAAGCTCTATTAATCAGGCTCAGGGCAGCATCAATCAGGCAGAGGGTGCTGTAAACCAGGCACAGACAGCTCTCAAGCAAGCACAGACAGCTGTCTCCACAGCAGGTAATACAATCAAACAATCCCAGGAAGCTCTGACTAATGCCAAATCTACACTGACACGTACCCAGTCGCTCGCAAGTAACGGACTGGCTACACAGGCAGAGCTGGAGCAGGCTGAGGCTGCAGCAGTCAGCGCACAGACTGCTTATGATAATGCTGTAAATGGCAAAGCCAATGCAGAAGAGCAGCTGTCTGCTGCCCAGAAAGCAGTGTCTACTGCTCAAAAAGGATTGTCTACAGCCAAATCGGCTTATGAAAATGCAACCAGCAGTTTTGAAAATGCCAATTCCGGATATAGCAACGCCCAGCGTCAACTGGAAGTCTCCCAGAGCACGGCTGGTATCGAAGCCAGCCAGCAAAAACTGGATCAGGCACAGCTAAACGTACAGATCGCTCAGGATTCCCTGGACGATACCGTAGTCAAATCGCCAATCAATGGTATTGTTACGACCAAAAATGCCGAAGTAGGCGAGATGGCTGCTCCTTCGGCAGCTTCGCTGGTTATTGCGAATCTGAGTACCGTTAATATGCTGATCTATGTTCCTGCCAATGAGATCAACAATATCAAAGCAGGTGATCAGGTACAGGTACGTGTCGCTTCCTCCAATATCGTAACCAACGGTAAAGTGAAAAATATCAACCCGATGGATGCGAGCGGTAACGGTTATCCGGTTAAAATCACAGTATCAAACACAGACGGCAAACTAAAATCGGGTATGCTGGCAGATGTGAGCTTTGTCGGTAAAAATGCCAAACAGGGTATTATTGTACCAAGCAAAGCCATCCAGAAAGACGGCAAAAAAGCTTATGTATATGTAATCAACAAAGACCACGCCGTACGTAAGGAAGTAACTATAGGCAGCGAGTCCGGTTCCCAGACACTGATCACCAGCGGTCTGAAAGACGGCGAGCAGGTAGTAGAGAATAATCTCGCTCTGTTGGGCGACAATACGGCAGTAACGGTATCACAATACTAA